In a single window of the Methylophaga frappieri genome:
- a CDS encoding Fe(3+) ABC transporter substrate-binding protein has product MRPTRLLACLGLSLSLAFPVAASAAEEVNLYSARIESLIKPILDRFTEQTGINVNLVTGNADQLISRLKTEGRNSPADMLITTDAGRLHRAKEAGVVQPVSSDILAERIPEAYRDPDNQWFGLSLRARPIMYVEGEVDPAELSTYEDLADPKWQKQICIRSSSNIYNQSLVASLIEANGPEATESWAKGLVNNMARPPQGGDRDQIKAAAAGQCKLAVANTYYLAGMMNSTDVSEQEAASKIRVFWPNQADRGTHVNVSGAAITKAAQNRDNAIKLLEFLTSDEAQHWYAEVNGEYPVVADIESSELLQQWGNFKADDLNMSVLGENNADAVKLMDRAGWQ; this is encoded by the coding sequence ATGCGTCCGACACGTTTACTTGCCTGCCTCGGTTTATCATTGAGTCTGGCTTTCCCGGTAGCGGCCTCCGCTGCAGAAGAGGTCAATTTATATTCAGCACGAATAGAAAGCCTGATTAAGCCGATATTAGACCGATTTACTGAGCAAACCGGCATTAATGTCAACCTTGTTACAGGTAACGCTGACCAACTCATCAGCCGGTTAAAAACGGAGGGCCGTAATTCACCGGCAGATATGCTGATCACCACCGATGCTGGCCGCTTACATCGTGCCAAGGAAGCTGGCGTTGTCCAACCAGTCTCTTCCGACATCTTGGCTGAGCGTATTCCTGAAGCGTATCGCGATCCAGATAATCAGTGGTTTGGCTTATCATTACGCGCCCGGCCAATCATGTATGTCGAAGGTGAAGTTGATCCTGCCGAGCTGTCAACATACGAAGATCTGGCTGACCCAAAATGGCAAAAACAAATTTGTATTCGCTCATCAAGTAATATTTACAATCAATCCTTGGTTGCCTCTTTGATTGAAGCGAATGGTCCTGAGGCTACTGAGAGTTGGGCTAAGGGTTTAGTCAATAATATGGCGAGACCACCGCAAGGCGGGGATCGAGATCAAATCAAAGCCGCCGCCGCTGGTCAATGTAAACTGGCTGTCGCCAATACCTACTACCTCGCCGGCATGATGAACAGCACGGATGTCAGCGAACAGGAAGCCGCCAGTAAAATTCGCGTTTTCTGGCCAAATCAGGCGGATCGCGGCACCCATGTGAATGTTTCTGGTGCAGCGATTACCAAAGCAGCGCAAAACCGTGACAATGCCATCAAACTGCTTGAGTTTTTAACCTCTGACGAAGCCCAACACTGGTATGCTGAGGTAAATGGTGAATACCCTGTTGTCGCTGATATTGAAAGTAGCGAATTGCTGCAACAATGGGGAAATTTCAAAGCAGATGATTTGAACATGTCGGTTTTAGGTGAAAATAATGCCGATGCTGTTAAGCTCATGGACCGCGCTGGTTGGCAATAA
- a CDS encoding ABC transporter permease, whose translation MSKNQSSSLYRNAVILTALLLALPVIVVLTFVFVPSGEVWAHLASTVLDDYIQHSLLLMLGVSIGTLLLGVSTAWLTTMCQFPGRSVFEWALLLPMAMPAYIIAYTYTGMLDFSGPVQTAIRDLTGWGYGDYWFPQIRSLGGAIVMLTLVLYPYVYLLSRAAFLNQSICVLDVSRTLGNGPWRTFYKVALPLARPAIIAGLSLVLMETLADFGTVQYFGVSTFTTGIFRTWFGLGSAAAAAQLAAGLMVFVFALIILERLSRRQARYHHTSRRHQDLRRYILQGNRAMGAFGLCLLILLFGFLLPATQLASWTWQVAGSILNAQFLDMLLNSLQLAAIAAMLALLIALAMAYGQRLYPSRSVRFAVRLAGMGYAVPGAVIAVGVMIPFAWLDNTLDSWLRDNWSISSGLLLSGTLVAVTFAYLCRFLAVALQTVESGLGKITPAMDEVGRSLGYQPMQALKKIHVPLLQGSLLTALLLVFVDVLKELPATLILRPFNFNTLAVRAYELASDERLAEAAPAALAIVVAGIIPVILLSRTITRSRRIANHVDANLRETDA comes from the coding sequence ATGTCTAAAAACCAATCTTCATCCTTATATCGCAACGCCGTCATCCTGACGGCGTTGCTGCTTGCATTACCTGTTATTGTCGTACTGACCTTTGTTTTTGTGCCTAGCGGCGAGGTGTGGGCACATTTAGCCAGTACGGTACTTGATGATTATATCCAGCACTCGCTGTTACTTATGCTGGGGGTTAGCATTGGCACATTACTACTCGGTGTTAGCACTGCCTGGCTAACGACCATGTGCCAATTCCCTGGTCGCAGCGTGTTCGAATGGGCGTTGTTGCTGCCAATGGCCATGCCTGCTTATATTATTGCCTACACCTATACCGGTATGCTGGACTTTTCCGGCCCTGTACAGACGGCTATCAGAGATCTGACCGGCTGGGGTTATGGTGATTATTGGTTTCCCCAGATTCGTTCATTAGGCGGTGCCATTGTTATGCTCACATTGGTACTCTATCCGTATGTCTATTTGCTCAGTCGGGCGGCTTTTTTAAATCAATCCATTTGCGTACTGGATGTCAGCCGTACGCTAGGTAATGGCCCATGGCGGACTTTTTATAAAGTCGCACTGCCACTAGCCAGACCGGCGATTATTGCTGGTTTGTCTTTGGTATTAATGGAAACCTTGGCCGATTTTGGAACGGTTCAATATTTTGGTGTCAGCACCTTTACAACCGGCATCTTTCGAACCTGGTTTGGACTTGGCAGTGCCGCCGCGGCAGCACAATTGGCAGCAGGGTTGATGGTGTTTGTGTTTGCCTTGATTATTTTAGAACGCCTTTCCAGACGCCAAGCGCGATACCATCATACCAGCCGACGACATCAAGATCTGCGCCGCTATATTTTGCAGGGAAACCGTGCCATGGGGGCATTTGGGCTGTGTCTGCTAATCCTGCTGTTCGGCTTTTTGCTACCGGCAACGCAATTAGCTAGCTGGACATGGCAAGTTGCTGGCAGCATACTCAATGCACAATTCCTAGATATGTTACTAAATAGCCTGCAATTAGCGGCGATTGCTGCCATGCTGGCCTTGCTCATTGCATTGGCCATGGCCTATGGACAACGGCTTTATCCAAGCCGAAGTGTCCGATTTGCTGTGCGTTTGGCAGGCATGGGCTATGCTGTTCCCGGTGCGGTCATCGCCGTTGGTGTCATGATTCCCTTCGCTTGGCTCGATAATACGCTGGATAGCTGGTTACGCGACAACTGGTCGATTTCCAGCGGTTTGTTATTGAGCGGCACCTTGGTCGCCGTGACTTTTGCCTATTTATGTCGTTTTCTGGCTGTCGCCCTACAAACGGTGGAAAGCGGGCTGGGAAAGATTACGCCCGCCATGGATGAGGTAGGAAGATCATTGGGTTATCAGCCAATGCAGGCACTTAAAAAAATTCATGTGCCATTATTGCAAGGGAGTCTGCTAACGGCATTACTGCTTGTATTTGTCGATGTGTTGAAAGAACTGCCTGCCACACTGATTTTACGGCCTTTTAATTTTAATACGCTCGCTGTCAGAGCTTATGAACTCGCTTCTGATGAACGACTTGCCGAGGCCGCACCCGCCGCATTGGCAATTGTCGTCGCGGGTATTATTCCGGTCATTTTACTGAGCCGAACCATCACCCGAAGCCGGCGTATTGCCAACCACGTTGATGCCAATTTAAGGGAGACTGATGCCTAA
- a CDS encoding ABC transporter ATP-binding protein, whose translation MPNQLTLKDVSIAYGDHVVANRISFSLNVGEIGCLLGPSGCGKTSLLRAIAGFEPIQTGTINLDGKQVSQPNQHLPPEQRRIGMVFQDFALFPHLTVADNIGFGLHKLTRQARTERVETLLNLIGLSEARKQYPHQLSGGQQQRVALARAMAPRPDILLLDEPFSSMDSDLREQLAREVRHLLQQDGITAILVTHDQNEAFAMADQIGVLGNGELHQWGTGYELYHQPADLFVADFIGQGALIPGEIIGPDQIRTELGIVTGQIAADHIQQNTVDLLLRPDDVIHDDDSPLKAQIINRAFRGAVYLYTLKLASGQLIYCLVQSHHQHNIGEKLGIRLEAAHLPVFRRQ comes from the coding sequence ATGCCTAACCAACTTACCTTGAAAGATGTCAGTATTGCCTATGGCGATCACGTCGTGGCAAACCGCATTTCTTTTTCGCTTAACGTCGGGGAGATTGGCTGTCTACTTGGCCCGTCAGGTTGCGGTAAAACTTCTTTGCTGCGGGCAATTGCCGGATTTGAACCCATTCAGACTGGCACGATTAACCTAGATGGCAAACAAGTCAGCCAGCCAAATCAACATTTGCCACCTGAACAACGCAGAATTGGCATGGTATTTCAGGATTTCGCCTTATTTCCACACCTGACGGTTGCCGACAATATCGGCTTTGGCTTACACAAGCTGACTCGTCAGGCACGTACGGAACGCGTTGAAACCCTATTGAACCTGATTGGGCTGTCAGAAGCACGCAAACAATATCCGCATCAATTGTCAGGTGGCCAACAACAACGTGTCGCGTTGGCTCGGGCGATGGCACCACGTCCCGATATTTTACTTTTGGACGAGCCTTTTTCGAGCATGGACTCCGATTTACGCGAGCAATTAGCCCGCGAAGTTCGCCACTTACTGCAACAGGATGGTATCACCGCTATCCTGGTTACCCACGACCAAAACGAAGCTTTTGCCATGGCCGACCAGATTGGCGTGTTGGGAAATGGAGAGCTACACCAATGGGGTACGGGTTACGAACTGTATCATCAACCCGCCGATTTGTTCGTTGCTGACTTTATTGGTCAGGGTGCCTTAATACCCGGAGAAATTATCGGGCCGGATCAAATTCGTACCGAGTTAGGCATCGTTACCGGCCAGATAGCGGCAGATCATATCCAGCAAAACACGGTGGATTTATTACTTCGACCCGATGATGTTATTCACGACGATGACAGCCCGCTAAAAGCGCAAATTATTAATCGGGCATTTCGCGGTGCGGTCTATCTCTACACACTGAAACTGGCCTCAGGACAACTGATATATTGTCTGGTACAAAGCCACCATCAACACAATATTGGCGAAAAGCTGGGTATTCGGCTTGAAGCCGCGCATTTGCCGGTGTTTCGACGTCAGTGA
- a CDS encoding helix-turn-helix domain-containing protein, which produces MDIGEVVKRTRIPASTLRFYEEKGLIHAIGRQGLRRVFDDGVIQRLALITLGKKAGLTLAEISQMLLPEGVTINREILLNKANELDKQINEMAAMRDGLRHAAMCPAAEHLSCETFQRLLHIAHRRWRNVKAVGKTSKQVDH; this is translated from the coding sequence TTGGATATAGGCGAGGTAGTAAAACGAACGCGTATTCCCGCATCGACATTACGTTTCTATGAGGAAAAAGGCTTGATTCACGCCATCGGCCGTCAAGGCTTGCGACGCGTGTTTGATGATGGCGTTATTCAACGACTTGCTTTAATTACCTTAGGAAAAAAAGCCGGACTCACTCTTGCAGAAATCAGTCAGATGTTGCTTCCTGAAGGCGTCACAATAAACCGGGAAATTTTATTGAATAAAGCCAATGAGCTGGATAAACAAATCAATGAAATGGCAGCTATGCGAGATGGTTTGCGCCATGCTGCCATGTGCCCAGCGGCAGAACATTTGTCCTGCGAGACATTCCAGCGCTTATTGCATATTGCCCATCGTCGATGGCGTAATGTGAAGGCTGTCGGTAAAACTTCCAAACAAGTCGATCACTGA
- a CDS encoding SAM-dependent methyltransferase, which translates to MWDERYSGKNYAYGTEPNDFLKEKFSELPKGNVLCLAEGEGRNAVFLAEQGFAVTAVDLSAVGLDKARSLAASRGVPLILIHADLAEFDLGLNQWDGIVSIFCALPSPIRRRMHKQVVNALKPGGSIIIEAYTPQQVENNTGGGKDPDQMQTILSLKQELSGLSFTHLIEKQRDVNEGIYHTGLSAIVQAIAFKDPDIT; encoded by the coding sequence ATGTGGGATGAACGATACAGCGGCAAAAATTATGCCTATGGCACAGAGCCGAATGATTTTTTAAAAGAGAAGTTCAGCGAACTGCCAAAGGGAAATGTGTTGTGTTTAGCAGAAGGTGAAGGTCGTAATGCCGTGTTTTTGGCTGAACAAGGCTTTGCTGTCACTGCCGTTGATTTATCCGCCGTGGGATTAGACAAAGCCCGTTCCCTTGCGGCATCCCGCGGCGTGCCATTGATACTGATACACGCGGATTTGGCGGAGTTTGATCTGGGCTTGAATCAGTGGGACGGCATTGTCTCGATTTTTTGTGCACTGCCATCCCCGATAAGACGCCGTATGCACAAACAGGTAGTCAACGCCTTGAAGCCCGGAGGCAGTATCATAATAGAAGCCTATACCCCGCAACAGGTGGAAAATAATACCGGTGGCGGTAAAGATCCCGATCAGATGCAAACCATATTGTCACTTAAACAAGAACTGTCTGGCTTATCATTTACTCACTTGATTGAGAAACAACGTGATGTTAACGAAGGTATTTATCACACAGGACTCAGCGCTATCGTCCAGGCCATCGCCTTCAAGGATCCAGATATTACCTAA
- a CDS encoding YicC/YloC family endoribonuclease: MTLSMTAFARHEMVLDSGVLSWEIRSVNHRYLELSLRMDESFRPLEIAVRKVMSAEISRGKVEAILRFQPAHQGEQALEIDEKLASAVVNASRQLAAMTAASTPIDPLKLLQWPGILKQPDVDMAILHEQALQCLKQTLTDFIDTRRREGASLAVLLQQRCQDIGNIARDVRQLLPEILTRHHEKLLQRLQDLQVELDSERLAQEVALLAQKSDVAEELDRLESHISEVQNILSRQGPVGRRLDFLMQELNREANTLGSKSIDTATTRYAVDLKVLIEQMREQIQNIE; encoded by the coding sequence GTGACACTAAGTATGACGGCGTTTGCTCGCCATGAAATGGTTTTAGATAGTGGTGTGCTCAGTTGGGAGATAAGAAGTGTAAATCACCGTTATCTCGAATTGAGTCTGCGCATGGATGAGTCGTTTCGACCGCTGGAAATAGCAGTCAGAAAAGTGATGTCTGCCGAAATCAGTCGTGGCAAAGTAGAAGCAATTTTACGTTTTCAACCTGCCCATCAGGGAGAACAAGCGCTGGAGATCGATGAAAAACTGGCCAGCGCCGTAGTCAATGCCAGTCGCCAACTAGCTGCCATGACAGCCGCATCGACCCCGATTGATCCGTTAAAACTATTACAATGGCCGGGGATTCTCAAACAACCAGATGTCGATATGGCAATCCTGCATGAACAAGCTTTGCAGTGCCTGAAACAGACACTGACCGATTTTATTGATACCAGACGGCGAGAAGGGGCGTCACTGGCAGTGTTATTACAGCAGCGTTGTCAGGATATTGGCAATATTGCCAGGGATGTCCGGCAACTGTTGCCCGAAATTTTGACCAGACATCATGAAAAACTGCTGCAACGCCTGCAGGATTTACAAGTCGAGCTGGATAGTGAGCGGTTAGCACAAGAAGTGGCGCTATTGGCTCAGAAAAGCGATGTTGCAGAGGAGCTGGACAGGCTTGAGAGTCATATCAGCGAAGTGCAGAATATTTTGTCTCGGCAGGGCCCTGTTGGCAGACGATTGGACTTTTTAATGCAAGAACTTAATCGCGAAGCCAATACCTTAGGATCAAAATCGATCGATACTGCCACAACGCGCTATGCGGTTGATTTAAAAGTGCTAATTGAACAAATGCGCGAACAGATCCAAAATATCGAATAA
- the rph gene encoding ribonuclease PH has translation MRPSGRLPDQLRDITISRHYTKHAEGSVLIAFGDTKVLCTASIEEKIPPFLRGTGEGWVTAEYGMLPRSTGSRMQREATRGKQGGRTMEIQRLIGRSLRAAIDLKALGERTITIDCDVIQADGGTRTASITGAFVALQDAIDYLIKNRKLKKSPLHGQVASVSVGIYEGTPVLDLDYPEDSSAETDMNVVMNDAGAFIELQGTAEGHAFRREELQAMLELADKGIQTLMTKQREALSA, from the coding sequence ATGCGTCCCAGCGGTCGTTTACCGGACCAGTTACGCGACATCACCATCAGCAGACATTACACCAAACATGCTGAAGGATCGGTGCTCATTGCTTTTGGCGATACCAAAGTATTGTGTACGGCCAGTATTGAAGAAAAAATACCGCCTTTTTTACGCGGCACGGGTGAAGGCTGGGTAACAGCAGAGTACGGTATGTTGCCACGTTCTACCGGCTCACGCATGCAACGTGAAGCAACTCGCGGCAAACAAGGTGGACGCACCATGGAAATCCAACGGTTAATTGGCCGTTCCTTGCGGGCTGCCATTGACCTGAAAGCACTTGGCGAGCGCACTATTACCATTGATTGCGATGTTATTCAGGCTGATGGCGGGACTCGAACCGCGTCAATCACAGGCGCCTTTGTCGCGCTGCAGGATGCCATTGATTACCTCATCAAAAACCGCAAACTTAAAAAAAGCCCCTTGCACGGTCAGGTTGCTTCTGTTTCTGTTGGTATCTATGAGGGAACGCCAGTGCTCGATTTAGATTACCCGGAAGACTCCAGTGCGGAGACCGATATGAATGTGGTGATGAATGATGCCGGTGCTTTCATCGAACTACAAGGCACGGCTGAGGGCCATGCTTTTCGTCGAGAGGAGCTACAAGCGATGCTGGAACTCGCAGATAAAGGCATTCAGACCTTAATGACAAAGCAACGTGAGGCACTCTCCGCGTGA
- the rdgB gene encoding RdgB/HAM1 family non-canonical purine NTP pyrophosphatase produces MTQIVLASSNKGKLRELSQLLSPLGFELLAQSELGVDDADETGLSFVENAIIKARHAAQITGLPALADDSGLEIDALHGAPGIYSSRYAGESASDAENINKVLAALREVPETERTARFQCILVFMRHAADPTPLICQGSWQGQILTEPVGDGGFGYDPIFRVTETDSSAAELSPEQKQAISHRGKALRQFLEAFQYARHLP; encoded by the coding sequence GTGACTCAAATCGTGCTAGCCAGTAGTAATAAAGGAAAGCTGAGAGAATTGTCTCAGCTTCTCTCACCACTTGGCTTCGAATTATTAGCGCAATCAGAGTTAGGCGTTGACGATGCTGACGAAACCGGACTCAGCTTTGTCGAAAATGCCATCATCAAAGCACGCCATGCCGCTCAGATAACCGGTTTACCGGCACTGGCTGATGACTCTGGCCTTGAAATTGATGCTTTGCATGGCGCGCCGGGCATTTACTCTTCACGATATGCTGGAGAATCAGCGTCAGATGCTGAAAATATCAACAAAGTGTTGGCAGCATTACGCGAGGTCCCAGAAACTGAGCGAACGGCAAGGTTTCAATGCATTTTAGTCTTTATGCGTCATGCCGCTGATCCCACTCCCTTGATTTGTCAGGGCAGCTGGCAAGGGCAAATTCTGACCGAACCGGTTGGGGATGGTGGCTTCGGTTACGATCCAATCTTTCGGGTTACAGAAACAGATAGCAGCGCGGCAGAACTGAGCCCTGAACAAAAACAAGCGATCAGTCATCGTGGTAAAGCGTTAAGGCAGTTTCTAGAAGCGTTTCAATACGCCAGACATTTGCCCTGA